From the genome of Pseudomonas sp. AB6, one region includes:
- a CDS encoding glycine zipper 2TM domain-containing protein, whose product MNKSLLIGAVLGAVGVTAGGAIATYSLVKGGPEYADVLGVQPIKEQVKTPREVCKEVAVTRQAPVKDQNQILGSVLGAVAGGLLGNQVGGGNGRKLATVAGAVGGGYAGNRVQEGMQNRDTYTTNQTRCNTVNDISDKVVGYDVKYQLNGKVGQVRMDRDPGNQIPVNKQGQLILGQGGAAAQ is encoded by the coding sequence GTGAACAAGTCGTTGTTAATTGGTGCGGTGTTGGGCGCTGTCGGCGTGACCGCCGGAGGTGCTATCGCCACCTATAGCTTGGTCAAAGGCGGCCCTGAGTATGCGGATGTGTTGGGTGTTCAGCCTATCAAAGAGCAAGTAAAAACCCCGCGAGAGGTTTGTAAAGAGGTGGCTGTCACTCGTCAGGCGCCGGTTAAGGATCAAAATCAAATATTGGGCAGTGTGTTGGGTGCTGTGGCGGGTGGTTTGCTCGGTAACCAGGTTGGCGGTGGCAACGGTCGGAAACTTGCCACGGTCGCGGGTGCCGTGGGTGGCGGATATGCGGGTAACCGCGTTCAGGAAGGCATGCAGAATCGCGATACTTACACCACCAATCAAACTCGGTGTAATACCGTTAATGACATTAGCGACAAGGTCGTGGGTTATGACGTGAAGTATCAGTTGAACGGCAAAGTTGGTCAGGTCCGTATGGATCGTGATCCCGGCAATCAAATTCCGGTCAACAAACAAGGCCAATTGATTTTGGGGCAAGGTGGCGCCGCAGCGCAGTAA
- the suhB gene encoding inositol-phosphate phosphatase — MQPMLNIALRAARSASELIFRSIERLDTIKVDEKEAKDYVTEIDRAAELSIITALRKAYPTHGILGEESGLHEGSGDGTEYLWIIDPLDGTTNFVRGVPHFAVSIACKYRGRLEHAVVLDPVRQEEFTASRGRGAALNGRRLRVSQRKSLEGALLGTGFPFRDGQMDNLENYLGMFRSLVGQTAGIRRAGAASLDLAYVAAGRFDAFWESGLSEWDMAAGALLIQEAGGLVSDFTGGHDFLEKGHIVAGNTKCFKAVLTSIAPHLPASLKR, encoded by the coding sequence ATGCAGCCCATGCTGAATATCGCGCTGCGCGCCGCCCGCAGCGCCAGTGAATTGATTTTCCGCTCCATCGAGCGCTTGGATACCATCAAGGTCGACGAAAAAGAAGCGAAGGATTACGTCACCGAAATTGATCGCGCTGCCGAACTGAGTATTATTACCGCCCTGCGAAAAGCTTATCCGACCCACGGCATTCTGGGCGAAGAAAGCGGCCTGCATGAAGGCAGCGGTGACGGTACCGAATACTTGTGGATCATCGACCCCCTTGATGGCACTACCAACTTCGTAAGAGGCGTGCCGCATTTTGCGGTCAGCATCGCTTGTAAATATCGCGGTCGCCTTGAGCATGCAGTGGTTCTGGACCCAGTTCGCCAAGAAGAATTCACCGCGAGCCGTGGCCGTGGTGCCGCCCTTAACGGTCGTCGCTTGCGTGTGAGCCAGCGAAAAAGTCTGGAGGGCGCCCTGCTGGGTACCGGATTCCCATTCCGTGATGGTCAAATGGACAACTTGGAAAACTACTTGGGCATGTTCCGCAGCCTGGTAGGTCAAACTGCCGGTATCCGTCGCGCAGGCGCCGCCAGTCTCGACCTCGCTTATGTAGCGGCCGGTCGTTTCGATGCGTTCTGGGAGTCGGGCCTGTCTGAATGGGACATGGCGGCAGGCGCGCTGCTGATTCAAGAAGCAGGCGGCTTGGTGAGCGACTTCACTGGCGGCCACGACTTCCTTGAAAAAGGCCACATCGTTGCCGGCAACACCAAGTGTTTCAAAGCCGTGCTAACTTCAATCGCACCGCACTTACCTGCCTCGCTGAAGCGCTAA
- the trmJ gene encoding tRNA (cytosine(32)/uridine(32)-2'-O)-methyltransferase TrmJ has product MLQNIRVVLVGTSHPGNIGGAARAMKNMGLSRLVLVDPLDFPSHEAEARASGASDVLANAQVVATLEDALVGCNLVLGTSARDRRIPWPLLDPRECGVMAAEQAADGAEIALVFGREYAGLTNEELQRCHYHVHIPSDPEFSSLNLGAAVQVLCYEVRMSWLAAQGKPTKIEKVEVTSTRSSEPVTMDEMELFYGHLEATLVAIGFLDPENPRHLMARMRRLFGRSAVYRSEMNILRGILTETQKVARGEPHKRKGQ; this is encoded by the coding sequence TTGCTGCAAAATATTCGTGTCGTCCTGGTCGGTACCAGTCACCCCGGTAACATTGGTGGGGCTGCGCGTGCCATGAAAAACATGGGGCTTTCACGCTTGGTGCTGGTCGATCCGCTGGATTTCCCTTCCCACGAGGCCGAAGCGCGTGCGTCCGGTGCCAGCGATGTTCTTGCGAACGCCCAAGTGGTGGCGACGTTAGAAGATGCCTTGGTGGGCTGCAATCTGGTGTTGGGCACCAGTGCTCGTGACCGCAGGATTCCCTGGCCGCTGCTTGATCCGCGTGAATGCGGGGTAATGGCTGCAGAACAGGCGGCTGACGGTGCTGAAATCGCATTGGTGTTCGGTCGTGAATACGCCGGGCTGACCAATGAAGAGCTGCAGCGATGTCATTATCATGTGCATATCCCGTCTGATCCCGAGTTTAGTTCGCTGAATCTTGGCGCGGCGGTGCAGGTGCTGTGCTATGAAGTGCGGATGTCGTGGCTCGCGGCCCAAGGTAAACCGACAAAAATTGAGAAGGTGGAAGTCACCTCCACCCGTAGCTCCGAGCCTGTGACCATGGATGAGATGGAGCTGTTTTACGGTCATCTTGAGGCAACTCTGGTCGCTATTGGTTTTCTCGATCCGGAAAACCCGCGTCACCTCATGGCTCGCATGCGCCGCTTGTTCGGGCGCAGCGCCGTTTACCGATCAGAAATGAATATTTTACGCGGCATCCTCACCGAGACGCAGAAAGTGGCGCGCGGCGAGCCTCATAAGCGCAAGGGCCAATGA
- the cysE gene encoding serine O-acetyltransferase, translated as MFNRLREDIQSVFHRDPAARNAFEVLTCYPGMHAIWLHRLSRCLWNLGWKWLARMVSNFGRWMTGIEIHPGATIGRRLFIDHGMGIVIGETAEIGDDVTLYQGVTLGGTSWNKGKRHPTLEAGVVVGAGAKVLGPFTVGAGAKVGSNAVVTKAVPAGATAVGIPGRIIIKTDEEVDAKRKAIAEKLGFDAYGISEDMPDPVAKAIGQLLDHIQAVDARLESMGEALNKLGCDYSSKELPALRDEVFECVKDCSETKVG; from the coding sequence ATGTTCAACCGTCTGCGAGAAGATATTCAGAGCGTATTCCATCGAGACCCTGCTGCACGCAATGCGTTCGAGGTGCTGACGTGCTATCCCGGCATGCACGCCATCTGGCTGCATCGACTTTCACGCTGCTTGTGGAATTTGGGTTGGAAATGGCTGGCGCGGATGGTTTCTAATTTCGGGCGTTGGATGACGGGGATCGAGATTCATCCAGGGGCAACCATCGGCCGGCGTCTCTTCATAGATCATGGAATGGGCATCGTGATCGGCGAAACCGCTGAAATCGGGGATGACGTTACGTTGTACCAAGGCGTGACTTTGGGCGGCACCAGCTGGAACAAGGGTAAGCGTCACCCGACATTAGAAGCGGGTGTCGTCGTCGGTGCCGGTGCCAAAGTGCTGGGGCCCTTCACGGTCGGCGCAGGCGCAAAGGTCGGCTCCAATGCTGTGGTCACCAAGGCAGTACCGGCGGGTGCCACAGCGGTCGGCATTCCGGGGCGGATCATTATCAAGACCGATGAAGAGGTAGATGCCAAGCGCAAAGCCATCGCTGAAAAGCTCGGTTTCGACGCCTATGGAATCAGTGAAGACATGCCGGACCCAGTCGCGAAAGCAATTGGCCAACTGCTCGATCACATTCAGGCCGTCGATGCACGCCTTGAAAGTATGGGCGAGGCGCTTAATAAGCTGGGCTGCGATTACAGCTCCAAGGAGCTGCCCGCCCTGCGCGATGAGGTCTTTGAGTGCGTGAAAGACTGCAGCGAAACTAAAGTTGGCTAA
- the iscR gene encoding Fe-S cluster assembly transcriptional regulator IscR, whose protein sequence is MRLTTKGRYAVTAMLDLALHAQRGPVSLADISERQGISLSYLEQLFAKLRRSNLVSSVRGPGGGYQLSRDMQGIQVAQVIDAVNESVDATRCQGLGDCHAGDTCLTHHLWCDLSQQIHEFLSGISLADLVTRREVQEVAQRQDLRRNACRTPQLDKIETSAVE, encoded by the coding sequence ATGCGACTGACTACTAAAGGCCGATACGCTGTAACAGCCATGCTTGATCTGGCGTTACATGCGCAGCGCGGGCCAGTGTCACTGGCCGATATTTCAGAGCGGCAAGGCATATCTTTGTCCTATCTTGAACAGCTTTTCGCCAAACTGCGTCGCAGTAATCTGGTGTCGAGTGTTCGCGGCCCAGGTGGTGGTTACCAGCTGTCCCGTGACATGCAGGGCATCCAGGTTGCGCAGGTAATCGATGCGGTTAACGAATCGGTTGATGCGACACGCTGTCAGGGGCTGGGTGATTGCCATGCTGGCGATACCTGTCTGACCCACCACTTGTGGTGCGACCTTAGTCAGCAAATCCACGAATTCCTTAGCGGTATAAGCCTGGCTGACCTTGTTACTCGCCGTGAGGTGCAAGAAGTCGCTCAACGTCAGGATCTGCGTCGCAATGCGTGCAGAACACCGCAGTTGGATAAGATCGAAACGTCCGCCGTCGAATGA
- a CDS encoding IscS subfamily cysteine desulfurase: MKLPIYLDYSATTPVDPRVAQKMSECLLVDGNFGNPASRSHVFGWKAEESVENARRQVADLVNADPREIVWTSGATESNNLAIKGVAHFYSSKGKHLITNKIEHKAVLDTMRQLEREGFEVTYIEPGTDGLITPAMVEAALREDTILVSVMHVNNEIGTINDIAAIGELTRSRGVLFHVDAAQSTGKVGIDLANLNVDLMSFSAHKTYGPKGIGALYVSRKPRVRLEATMHGGGHERGMRSGTLATHQIVGMGEAFQVAKEDMAVESVRIKALSDRFFKQVEHLEELYVNGSQISRVPHNLNLSFNYVEGESLIMALKDLAVSSGSACTSASLEPSYVLRALGRNDELAHSSIRFTFGRFTTEEEIDYAAQKVCEAVTKLRALSPLWDMYKDGVDISKIEWAAH; encoded by the coding sequence ATGAAATTGCCGATTTACCTCGATTACTCCGCGACGACTCCAGTCGATCCGCGCGTTGCGCAAAAAATGAGCGAATGCCTGCTGGTTGATGGAAACTTCGGTAATCCCGCGTCGCGTTCGCACGTGTTCGGCTGGAAAGCAGAAGAATCCGTGGAAAATGCCCGCCGTCAGGTCGCTGATCTGGTCAATGCAGATCCACGTGAAATTGTGTGGACCTCAGGTGCCACCGAGTCCAATAACCTGGCCATTAAAGGTGTTGCACACTTCTATTCCAGCAAAGGCAAGCATCTGATCACCAACAAAATCGAGCACAAAGCGGTTTTGGATACCATGCGCCAACTGGAGCGTGAAGGCTTCGAGGTGACGTATATCGAGCCCGGTACAGACGGTTTGATCACCCCGGCGATGGTTGAGGCGGCCTTGCGCGAGGACACCATTTTGGTGTCGGTCATGCACGTCAACAATGAAATTGGCACCATCAACGATATCGCTGCTATTGGTGAACTGACCCGTTCGCGCGGCGTGTTATTTCACGTTGATGCCGCACAGTCCACCGGTAAAGTCGGTATCGATCTGGCCAACCTCAACGTTGATCTGATGTCGTTCTCTGCGCACAAAACCTATGGCCCTAAAGGCATCGGCGCCCTCTACGTTAGCCGCAAACCGCGCGTTCGCCTGGAAGCGACCATGCACGGTGGTGGTCATGAGCGTGGTATGCGTTCCGGTACGCTTGCGACTCACCAGATCGTGGGTATGGGTGAAGCCTTCCAGGTTGCTAAAGAAGACATGGCTGTTGAGAGCGTTCGCATCAAAGCCTTGAGCGATCGTTTTTTTAAGCAAGTCGAACATTTGGAAGAGCTGTACGTGAACGGTAGCCAAATCTCCCGTGTACCGCACAACTTGAACCTGAGCTTCAACTACGTTGAAGGCGAATCGCTGATCATGGCGCTCAAGGATCTGGCGGTTTCGTCCGGCTCTGCGTGCACCTCGGCTTCCCTTGAGCCTTCTTATGTATTGCGCGCCCTGGGCCGCAATGACGAATTGGCGCACAGCTCGATTCGTTTTACCTTCGGCCGTTTTACCACCGAAGAAGAAATCGACTACGCCGCGCAGAAAGTGTGCGAGGCCGTTACCAAGCTGCGCGCTTTGTCGCCGCTGTGGGACATGTACAAAGACGGCGTCGACATCTCGAAGATCGAGTGGGCTGCGCACTGA
- the iscU gene encoding Fe-S cluster assembly scaffold IscU, producing MAYSEKVIDHYENPRNVGKMDAEDPDVGTGMVGAPACGDVMRLQIKVNEHGIIEDAKFKTYGCGSAIASSSLATEWMKGKTLDEAETITNTHLAEELALPPVKIHCSVLAEDAIKAAVRDYKQKKGLL from the coding sequence ATGGCATATAGCGAAAAGGTCATAGACCACTACGAGAACCCGCGCAACGTCGGCAAGATGGACGCGGAAGATCCAGATGTGGGTACCGGCATGGTCGGCGCCCCGGCGTGCGGCGATGTAATGCGCCTGCAGATCAAGGTCAACGAACACGGCATCATCGAAGACGCCAAGTTCAAAACCTACGGTTGCGGTTCGGCTATCGCCTCCAGCTCCTTGGCTACCGAGTGGATGAAGGGCAAGACTCTGGATGAAGCAGAGACCATCACAAACACTCACTTGGCCGAAGAACTGGCGTTGCCTCCAGTTAAAATCCACTGCTCTGTACTGGCGGAAGACGCCATCAAGGCAGCTGTTCGCGACTATAAGCAGAAGAAAGGCTTGCTCTAA
- the iscA gene encoding iron-sulfur cluster assembly protein IscA, whose protein sequence is MSISMTEAAAQHVRRSLAGRGKGDGVRLGVRTTGCSGLAYVLEFVDEAGSEDTVYELHGVKVIIDPKSLVYLDGTELDFVKEGLNEGFKFNNPNSRSECGCGESFNI, encoded by the coding sequence ATGTCTATCAGCATGACAGAAGCTGCCGCTCAACATGTGCGTCGGTCCCTGGCGGGCCGCGGCAAAGGTGACGGGGTTCGTCTGGGTGTTCGCACCACAGGTTGTTCCGGTCTCGCCTATGTGTTGGAGTTCGTCGACGAGGCGGGTAGCGAAGACACCGTGTACGAATTGCACGGTGTCAAAGTGATCATCGATCCCAAAAGCCTGGTTTATCTCGATGGCACTGAACTCGATTTCGTCAAGGAAGGGTTGAACGAAGGCTTCAAGTTCAACAACCCTAACTCGCGCAGTGAATGTGGCTGCGGCGAAAGCTTCAACATCTGA
- the hscB gene encoding co-chaperone HscB: MGTPCHFALFELKPDFRLDLDQLAARYRELARTVHPDRFADAPEREQRLALEQSASLNEAYQTLKNAPKRARYLLTLGGHEMPLEVTVQDPEFLLQQMQWREELEDLQDDADLAGIAVFKRRLKAAQDGLNESFAACWNDAVRREQAERLMRRMQFLDKLTYEVRQLEERLDD, encoded by the coding sequence GTGGGTACTCCTTGTCATTTCGCTTTATTCGAGCTCAAACCGGATTTCCGTTTGGATCTCGATCAGTTGGCCGCACGCTACCGTGAACTGGCGCGCACCGTACATCCAGACCGCTTTGCTGATGCTCCCGAGCGTGAGCAACGGCTGGCGCTTGAGCAATCCGCCAGTCTCAATGAAGCCTATCAAACGCTAAAAAACGCACCTAAACGGGCACGTTATTTACTCACGTTAGGCGGTCATGAGATGCCGTTGGAAGTCACCGTGCAGGACCCTGAGTTTCTTCTGCAGCAGATGCAATGGCGCGAAGAGCTTGAGGATTTGCAAGATGACGCTGATTTGGCTGGTATTGCTGTGTTCAAGCGTAGGCTAAAAGCTGCTCAGGATGGATTGAACGAAAGCTTCGCTGCCTGTTGGAATGACGCTGTACGACGCGAACAAGCTGAACGGCTGATGCGACGTATGCAGTTCCTCGACAAGCTCACCTACGAAGTGCGCCAGCTGGAAGAGCGCCTCGACGACTAA
- the hscA gene encoding Fe-S protein assembly chaperone HscA: MALLQIAEPGQSPQPHQRRLAVGIDLGTTNSLVAALRSGLSEPLADGEGQVILPSAVRYHSDRIEVGQSAKDAAALDPFNTVLSVKRLMGRGLSDVKQLGEQLPYRFVGGESHMPFIDTIQGPKSPVEVSAEILKVLRQRAEATLGGELVGAVITVPAYFDDAQRQATKDAARLAGLNVLRLLNEPTAAAVAYGLDQHAEGVVAIYDLGGGTFDISVLRLTGGVFEVLATGGDTALGGDDFDHAIASWIVSEAGLSSDLDPSAQRSLLQTACAAKEALTEVDSVKVVHGDWHSVLTRQAFDAMLEPMLARSLKSCRRAIRDAGIEVEDVEAVVMVGGSTRVPRVREAVAELFGRQPLTEIDPDQVVAIGAAIQADTLAGNKRDGEELLLLDVIPLSLGLETMGGLMEKVIPRNTTIPVARAQDFTTYKDGQSAMMIHVLQGERELISDCRSLARFELRGIPPMVAGAAKIRVTFQVDADGLLSVAARELASGVEASIQVKPSYGLTDGEITRMLKDSFQYASDDKVARVLREQQVDAQRLLEAVQGALDADGDRLLDAEERVVIEAQMHELNELMQGTDGPAIELQTKRLSQVTDAFAARRLDSTVKSALAGRKLNEIED; this comes from the coding sequence ATGGCCCTACTGCAGATCGCCGAACCCGGCCAAAGTCCTCAACCGCATCAGCGACGTCTGGCGGTTGGAATCGACTTGGGCACTACAAATTCGTTGGTCGCTGCATTACGCAGTGGTCTTTCCGAACCTCTGGCCGATGGTGAAGGGCAGGTTATTCTGCCGTCCGCCGTGCGCTATCACTCCGATCGTATTGAAGTGGGGCAGAGCGCTAAAGACGCCGCCGCGCTTGATCCGTTCAACACCGTTTTGTCAGTCAAGCGACTGATGGGTCGAGGCTTGTCCGACGTGAAGCAATTGGGTGAGCAGCTGCCTTACCGCTTCGTCGGTGGCGAGTCGCACATGCCCTTTATTGACACGATTCAAGGGCCTAAAAGCCCGGTAGAAGTGTCGGCAGAAATTCTCAAAGTGCTGCGTCAGCGCGCCGAAGCGACCTTGGGTGGCGAATTGGTGGGTGCGGTGATTACCGTTCCGGCTTATTTCGATGATGCTCAGCGGCAAGCCACCAAAGATGCTGCTCGGCTGGCCGGCCTCAACGTGCTGCGCCTGCTGAACGAGCCTACGGCCGCAGCGGTTGCTTATGGCCTGGATCAACACGCCGAAGGCGTGGTAGCTATCTATGACCTGGGCGGCGGCACTTTTGATATCTCCGTTTTGCGTCTGACGGGCGGCGTCTTTGAAGTCTTGGCAACCGGCGGCGACACGGCGCTGGGTGGCGATGATTTCGATCACGCCATTGCCAGCTGGATAGTGAGCGAGGCTGGGCTTTCCTCCGACCTTGATCCTTCTGCCCAACGTAGCCTGCTGCAAACTGCGTGCGCTGCCAAAGAAGCCTTGACTGAAGTCGATTCGGTCAAGGTCGTGCACGGCGACTGGCATTCGGTACTGACTCGTCAAGCGTTCGATGCGATGCTCGAACCCATGCTGGCCCGCAGCCTCAAATCATGTCGGCGCGCTATTCGCGACGCGGGCATCGAAGTCGAAGACGTTGAAGCCGTGGTCATGGTCGGCGGTTCGACCCGTGTGCCGCGTGTGCGAGAGGCTGTCGCCGAGCTGTTTGGTCGCCAACCATTGACTGAAATTGATCCTGATCAAGTAGTAGCCATTGGCGCTGCGATCCAGGCCGATACGTTGGCGGGCAACAAGCGTGATGGTGAAGAGTTATTGTTGCTCGATGTGATTCCGCTGTCTTTAGGGCTTGAAACCATGGGTGGTCTGATGGAGAAGGTGATTCCACGCAACACCACCATCCCCGTCGCCCGTGCTCAGGATTTCACCACCTACAAAGACGGTCAGTCGGCCATGATGATTCATGTGCTGCAGGGCGAGCGTGAGCTCATCAGTGATTGCCGTTCCCTGGCGCGTTTTGAATTGCGCGGCATCCCGCCGATGGTAGCTGGGGCTGCAAAAATCCGCGTCACCTTCCAGGTTGACGCCGATGGTTTGCTCAGTGTCGCTGCTAGAGAGCTGGCATCGGGCGTCGAGGCCAGCATCCAGGTCAAGCCATCCTATGGCCTTACTGATGGCGAAATTACCCGCATGCTCAAGGACTCGTTCCAGTATGCCAGCGATGACAAGGTTGCTCGCGTACTGCGTGAACAGCAGGTTGACGCTCAGCGCCTGTTGGAGGCAGTCCAGGGCGCGCTGGATGCAGACGGCGATCGTTTGTTGGATGCAGAGGAGCGCGTGGTCATTGAGGCGCAAATGCATGAGCTGAATGAATTGATGCAAGGCACGGATGGCCCTGCCATCGAGCTACAGACCAAGCGGCTATCGCAAGTGACCGATGCTTTCGCTGCTCGCCGCCTGGATTCAACTGTCAAATCCGCGCTGGCGGGGCGCAAACTGAATGAAATCGAGGATTAA
- the fdx gene encoding ISC system 2Fe-2S type ferredoxin, whose amino-acid sequence MPQIIFLPHAEHCPEGMVVQAEAGRSILDVAHDHHIEIESACGGVCACTTCHCIIREGSNSLNEADELEEDYLDRAWGLEAQSRLTCQAIVGTEDLTVEIPKYSLNHAAEAAH is encoded by the coding sequence ATGCCGCAGATCATTTTTCTGCCACACGCCGAGCATTGTCCGGAGGGTATGGTTGTGCAGGCTGAGGCCGGTCGATCCATTCTCGATGTGGCCCATGACCACCATATCGAGATCGAAAGCGCCTGCGGCGGCGTTTGCGCCTGCACGACGTGTCACTGCATTATTCGCGAAGGCTCTAATTCGCTGAATGAGGCTGATGAACTGGAAGAAGACTATCTTGATCGGGCTTGGGGTCTGGAGGCGCAATCGCGTCTGACTTGTCAGGCAATCGTGGGTACTGAGGACTTGACCGTTGAGATACCGAAATACTCCCTTAACCATGCAGCCGAAGCAGCGCACTGA
- the iscX gene encoding Fe-S cluster assembly protein IscX — protein MSIKWTDVLEIAIQLAESKPEVDPRYVNFVELQRWVISLPEFDDDPVRGGEKVLEAIQAAWIDEAD, from the coding sequence ATGAGTATTAAATGGACGGATGTGCTTGAGATCGCCATCCAATTGGCTGAGAGCAAGCCAGAGGTGGACCCGCGCTACGTGAACTTCGTCGAACTCCAGCGTTGGGTAATTAGCCTGCCAGAGTTCGATGATGATCCGGTGCGTGGCGGCGAGAAGGTTCTGGAGGCTATTCAGGCTGCCTGGATCGATGAGGCGGACTGA
- the ndk gene encoding nucleoside-diphosphate kinase — MAVQRTFSIIKPDAVAKNVIGEIVTRFEKAGLQVVASKMKQLSKAEAEGFYAEHSARGFFGDLVAFMISGPVVVQVLEGENAIAKNRELMGATNPKEAAAGTIRADFADSIDANAVHGSDSEAAAAREIAYFFAATEVTARNA, encoded by the coding sequence ATGGCTGTTCAACGTACTTTTTCCATCATCAAGCCTGATGCTGTTGCTAAAAATGTAATCGGCGAAATCGTTACTCGTTTCGAAAAAGCTGGTCTGCAAGTGGTTGCTTCGAAAATGAAGCAGCTGTCCAAAGCTGAAGCTGAAGGCTTCTACGCTGAGCATAGCGCTCGCGGTTTCTTCGGCGACCTGGTTGCTTTCATGATTTCCGGTCCGGTTGTCGTTCAGGTTCTGGAAGGCGAAAACGCAATCGCCAAAAACCGCGAATTGATGGGCGCTACCAACCCTAAAGAAGCGGCTGCTGGCACTATCCGTGCTGACTTCGCTGATTCCATCGACGCCAACGCTGTACACGGCTCCGATTCCGAAGCGGCTGCTGCACGTGAAATCGCTTATTTCTTCGCCGCTACCGAAGTAACCGCTCGTAACGCCTAA
- the rlmN gene encoding 23S rRNA (adenine(2503)-C(2))-methyltransferase RlmN yields the protein MTTSTGKTNLLGLTQPEMEKFFDSIGEKRFRAGQVMKWIHHFGVGDFDAMTNVSKALREKLKVCAEVRGPEVVSEDISTDGTRKWVVRVESGSCVETVYIPQGKRGTLCVSSQAGCALDCSFCSTGKQGFNSNLTAAEVIGQVWIANKSFGSIPATVDRAITNVVMMGMGEPLLNFDNVISAMLLMMDDLGYGISKRRVTLSTSGVVPMIDELSKHVDVSLALSLHAPNDELRSQLVPINKKYPLKVLLESCQRYMASLGEKRVLTIEYTMLKDINDKVEHAIEMAELLKDIPCKINLIPFNPFPHSGYERPSNNAIRRFQDQLHQAGYNVTVRTTRGEDIDAACGQLVGQVNDRTRRSERYIAVRELSAEGDVVQNAATSN from the coding sequence ATGACAACATCGACTGGCAAAACCAACCTGTTGGGTCTGACTCAACCGGAAATGGAAAAATTCTTCGACTCGATCGGGGAGAAGCGTTTTCGTGCCGGTCAGGTAATGAAATGGATTCACCACTTTGGCGTCGGAGATTTCGACGCCATGACGAACGTCAGCAAGGCCTTGCGCGAAAAGCTCAAGGTCTGCGCTGAGGTTCGCGGTCCTGAAGTCGTCAGCGAAGACATATCCACCGACGGCACCCGTAAATGGGTGGTACGCGTGGAGTCGGGCAGCTGTGTCGAGACTGTTTACATTCCCCAGGGCAAGCGCGGCACTTTGTGTGTTTCGTCCCAGGCGGGCTGTGCGCTGGATTGCAGTTTCTGCTCCACTGGCAAACAGGGCTTCAATAGCAACCTCACCGCTGCCGAAGTCATCGGTCAGGTGTGGATTGCCAACAAATCGTTTGGCAGTATCCCTGCTACGGTCGACCGTGCCATTACCAACGTGGTGATGATGGGCATGGGCGAGCCGCTGCTCAATTTCGACAATGTCATTTCCGCCATGCTTTTGATGATGGATGATTTAGGTTATGGCATTTCAAAGCGCCGGGTGACGTTGTCCACCTCTGGCGTGGTGCCGATGATTGACGAGCTTTCCAAGCACGTTGACGTTTCGCTGGCGCTTTCACTGCACGCACCCAATGATGAGTTGCGCAGCCAACTGGTACCGATCAACAAGAAGTATCCGCTAAAGGTTCTGCTTGAGTCCTGCCAGCGTTATATGGCGTCATTGGGTGAAAAACGCGTATTGACCATCGAATACACGATGTTGAAAGACATCAACGACAAGGTTGAGCACGCAATCGAAATGGCGGAGCTGCTCAAGGACATTCCTTGCAAAATCAACTTAATCCCATTTAACCCGTTTCCGCACTCTGGCTATGAACGTCCGAGCAACAACGCAATACGACGTTTCCAGGATCAGTTGCACCAGGCTGGCTACAACGTCACAGTGCGCACCACCCGTGGCGAAGATATCGACGCTGCGTGCGGCCAGTTGGTGGGGCAGGTCAATGACCGCACCCGCCGCAGCGAGCGGTATATTGCTGTGCGTGAGTTGAGTGCCGAGGGCGATGTGGTCCAAAACGCCGCCACGTCGAACTGA